One segment of Chitinivorax sp. B DNA contains the following:
- the adh gene encoding aldehyde dehydrogenase, whose protein sequence is MLYAPPNQTGAKVDFKPRYSNFIGGEWVPPVEQRYFENISPITGKAFCEIPRSSDKDINLALDAAHAAQEKWAATSVTDRANLLNKIADRMAANLERLAVAESWDNGKPIRETLAADIPLAIDHFRYFAACVRAQEGSLAEIDEHTVAYHFHEPLGVVGQIIPWNFPILMAAWKLAPALAAGNCVVLKPAEQTPVSILIWAELVGDLLPPGVLNIVNGFGLEAGKPLASSNRIAKIAFTGETTTGRLIMQYASQNLIPVTLELGGKSPNIFFPDVMREDDDFVDKAVEGLVMFALNQGEVCTCPSRALIHESIYDRFMEKVLARVSAIKQGHPLNTDTMIGAQASSEQLDKILSYIDIGKQEGAQILAGGGRKQLEGDLAGGYYVQPTIFKGHNRMRIFQEEIFGPIVSVTTFKDEYEALTLANDTLYGLGAGVWSRDINTAYRFGRHIKAGRVWTNCYHLYPAHAAFGGYKQSGIGRETHRMMLDHYQQTKNLLVSYSPKVLGFF, encoded by the coding sequence ATGCTTTACGCCCCCCCCAATCAAACCGGTGCCAAGGTCGATTTCAAGCCACGTTATTCCAACTTTATTGGTGGCGAATGGGTACCACCAGTTGAGCAACGCTACTTTGAAAACATTTCCCCCATCACAGGCAAAGCTTTCTGCGAAATTCCCCGTTCGTCAGATAAAGACATCAACCTGGCACTGGATGCAGCACATGCCGCCCAAGAAAAATGGGCCGCAACATCAGTCACAGATCGCGCCAACCTGCTGAACAAAATCGCCGATCGGATGGCAGCCAATCTAGAGCGCCTTGCTGTCGCCGAAAGCTGGGACAATGGCAAACCCATTCGTGAGACACTTGCCGCCGACATCCCTCTTGCCATCGACCACTTTCGTTACTTCGCCGCCTGCGTCCGCGCTCAAGAAGGATCGCTGGCCGAAATAGACGAACACACCGTTGCCTACCATTTCCACGAACCACTAGGTGTGGTCGGGCAGATCATTCCATGGAACTTCCCAATCCTGATGGCAGCCTGGAAGCTAGCGCCCGCCTTGGCAGCCGGCAATTGCGTCGTCCTCAAACCTGCAGAACAAACACCCGTCTCAATCCTGATCTGGGCTGAACTAGTGGGTGATCTGCTACCGCCAGGCGTGTTGAACATCGTCAACGGCTTCGGACTGGAGGCAGGCAAACCCCTGGCCAGCAGCAACCGCATCGCCAAAATCGCTTTCACTGGCGAAACCACTACAGGTCGTCTGATCATGCAATACGCCAGCCAGAACCTGATCCCTGTTACGTTGGAATTAGGCGGCAAATCACCCAACATCTTTTTCCCTGACGTAATGCGTGAAGATGACGACTTCGTCGATAAAGCTGTCGAAGGCCTAGTGATGTTTGCCTTGAATCAAGGGGAAGTCTGTACCTGCCCTTCCCGCGCCTTGATCCATGAATCGATTTACGACCGCTTCATGGAAAAAGTCCTCGCTCGTGTCTCTGCCATCAAGCAGGGCCACCCACTGAATACCGACACCATGATCGGGGCACAGGCTTCCAGCGAGCAATTGGACAAAATCCTCAGCTATATCGACATCGGCAAACAGGAAGGTGCACAAATCCTGGCAGGGGGTGGTCGCAAACAACTGGAAGGCGATCTGGCCGGTGGCTATTACGTGCAGCCCACCATCTTCAAGGGCCACAACCGTATGCGGATTTTTCAGGAAGAAATCTTCGGCCCGATTGTTTCGGTCACTACATTCAAAGATGAATACGAAGCACTGACCTTGGCCAACGACACGCTATATGGTCTGGGCGCAGGCGTGTGGTCGCGTGATATCAATACCGCCTACCGATTCGGTCGCCACATTAAAGCCGGTCGCGTTTGGACCAACTGCTACCACCTATACCCCGCACATGCTGCTTTCGGTGGCTATAAGCAAAGTGGTATCGGCCGCGAAACCCACCGCATGATGCTGGATCACTACCAGCAGACCAAGAACCTATTGGTAAGCTATTCACCCAAAGTGTTAGGTTTTTTCTAA
- a CDS encoding DUF779 domain-containing protein, with protein MPDVLQVLATSAALALIDQLRQQHGDLMFHQSGGCCDGSAPMCYPRNEFQIGDQDILLGHIGEQPFYINASQYEYWQHTQLIIDIVPGRGGMFSLEGPTGQRFLTRSRLYSEEEWRWLTHQKRVVQAP; from the coding sequence ATGCCAGACGTCCTTCAAGTGCTCGCCACATCTGCCGCCCTGGCACTTATTGATCAGCTGCGCCAACAACATGGAGACCTGATGTTCCACCAATCCGGTGGTTGCTGCGACGGCAGCGCACCCATGTGCTATCCAAGAAATGAATTTCAAATTGGCGACCAAGATATATTACTCGGCCACATTGGCGAACAACCGTTCTACATCAATGCATCTCAATACGAGTATTGGCAACATACCCAACTCATCATTGATATCGTACCCGGGCGAGGCGGTATGTTTTCATTGGAGGGACCGACTGGGCAACGGTTTTTAACACGATCCAGGTTATACAGCGAAGAAGAATGGCGCTGGCTGACCCATCAAAAACGAGTAGTACAAGCCCCCTAA
- a CDS encoding Ig-like domain-containing protein has product MKTSFVPRIMQRALLAATSLAFVALTACSGGGGGGSTTPPTPTGPQVAKLSVVTIADANSTQPKNSVKTDNSDRVTVAVTALDANNVAVKDAVVSFSSAGGELQAAASVTDAQGKITAQFSAGISAESKVNHTETITVTSGNGITSLVPIDVTGTTVTAKLAPGSSSSVATGATVNISVVLKDAGGNPINGVPVSVSSTGSGSVGAGSAVSTDKNGEALLPVVGQSVGATTLITSAAGASASLDLTVTPGTGGVSFAEPANNSLLAVAEERNVRVSVPTTTTKVVLATTLGTWKANGKNTITIDAVGGVANATFSSANAGVATVDAYDLSAPSSRATLTLNIGTSNTTGSVVTLQASPAAVAVSSDQKKNSITLSARVVDPSNNPVINAPVSFRLETSTSSGEVVGPTVAFTNAAGVATSSFTSGTQPGKVIVKAGIVDGVGVTEGSATIDVGGQAATIGLAQDTKLQVKDNDPNYYLAMSAYVVDIKGNPVPGATVTLSVNPIYFSTGISCSVTGTYTTEWPEEEPFLVSQGLSLSRAGVWRGISFGGATKTADRSDAFPTTLQPTNGNAGTVPAEVVTGADGKVNFTYSYPKSSAFWHVVRVSARTFVAGTEARTNYIFRLAAVKEDVAPNCAIADSPYNAAL; this is encoded by the coding sequence TTGAAGACGTCATTTGTTCCGCGGATTATGCAGCGTGCGCTGTTGGCCGCAACATCGTTGGCCTTTGTGGCCTTGACTGCGTGTAGTGGGGGAGGTGGAGGAGGTAGTACGACACCACCGACACCTACGGGGCCACAGGTAGCCAAGCTTTCGGTTGTTACAATTGCTGATGCAAATAGCACCCAACCCAAGAATTCTGTTAAAACCGATAATAGCGATCGGGTTACCGTTGCAGTAACAGCACTGGATGCAAACAATGTAGCAGTAAAAGATGCTGTTGTTTCATTCAGTAGCGCTGGCGGTGAGCTGCAAGCAGCGGCTAGTGTGACGGATGCACAGGGAAAGATTACAGCTCAATTCAGTGCCGGTATTTCCGCTGAATCAAAAGTTAATCATACCGAAACAATTACCGTTACATCGGGTAATGGAATCACATCACTTGTTCCCATTGATGTAACAGGTACAACAGTTACTGCAAAACTTGCACCAGGTAGTAGTAGCTCAGTTGCAACAGGCGCTACGGTCAATATTTCTGTTGTGCTAAAAGATGCAGGTGGTAATCCCATTAATGGCGTCCCTGTATCTGTAAGTTCGACAGGAAGCGGTAGTGTTGGTGCTGGTTCAGCAGTATCTACAGATAAGAATGGTGAAGCTTTACTACCAGTTGTGGGTCAGAGCGTAGGTGCAACCACACTGATCACTAGCGCAGCCGGTGCAAGTGCAAGCCTTGATCTGACGGTTACACCAGGTACGGGTGGTGTTTCGTTTGCGGAGCCTGCAAATAATTCTCTGCTGGCTGTTGCTGAAGAACGAAATGTACGGGTATCTGTTCCGACGACTACGACAAAAGTGGTACTGGCCACCACTTTGGGTACCTGGAAAGCAAATGGTAAAAATACAATTACCATTGATGCTGTAGGTGGTGTTGCCAATGCAACGTTTAGTTCTGCCAATGCTGGTGTAGCAACAGTGGATGCTTACGATTTGTCCGCGCCTTCATCTCGTGCAACACTGACATTGAATATTGGAACAAGTAATACAACTGGCTCGGTTGTAACTTTGCAGGCTTCGCCAGCCGCAGTTGCTGTTAGCAGCGACCAGAAGAAGAACAGTATTACTTTGAGTGCACGAGTTGTAGATCCTAGCAATAACCCTGTAATCAATGCACCTGTTTCTTTCCGCCTTGAAACTTCTACCTCCAGCGGAGAAGTGGTTGGGCCAACAGTGGCATTTACTAATGCAGCTGGTGTTGCTACATCGTCATTCACTTCCGGTACTCAGCCAGGCAAAGTAATTGTCAAAGCCGGTATTGTGGATGGTGTTGGTGTTACAGAAGGTTCTGCAACAATCGATGTTGGCGGGCAAGCGGCTACAATTGGTTTGGCGCAAGATACCAAGCTGCAAGTGAAAGACAATGATCCAAACTACTATCTTGCAATGTCGGCATATGTAGTGGACATCAAGGGTAACCCTGTTCCTGGTGCAACAGTGACCTTAAGTGTGAATCCGATTTATTTCAGCACAGGTATCAGTTGTTCTGTTACGGGAACCTATACCACAGAGTGGCCGGAGGAAGAACCTTTCCTGGTGTCTCAGGGGCTTAGCCTTTCGCGTGCTGGGGTTTGGCGTGGTATTTCGTTTGGTGGGGCAACAAAAACGGCAGATCGTTCGGATGCGTTCCCGACAACACTTCAACCTACAAATGGTAACGCTGGTACTGTCCCTGCGGAAGTTGTAACAGGCGCAGATGGTAAGGTGAACTTTACATATTCATATCCGAAGTCCAGTGCGTTCTGGCATGTTGTTCGTGTAAGTGCTCGAACATTCGTTGCTGGCACAGAAGCTCGGACAAATTACATCTTCCGCTTAGCGGCCGTTAAAGAAGATGTAGCACCGAATTGTGCTATTGCTGACTCGCCATATAATGCGGCGTTGTAA
- the groL gene encoding chaperonin GroEL (60 kDa chaperone family; promotes refolding of misfolded polypeptides especially under stressful conditions; forms two stacked rings of heptamers to form a barrel-shaped 14mer; ends can be capped by GroES; misfolded proteins enter the barrel where they are refolded when GroES binds): MAAKDVKFGDSARQKMISGVNILADAVKVTLGPKGRNVVLDRSFGAPTITKDGVSVAKEIELKDKFENMGAQMVKEVASKTSDVAGDGTTTATVLAQAIVQEGMKYVAAGMNPMDLKRGIDKAVVALVEELKKISKPTTTSKEIAQVGSISANSDSSIGQIIADAMDKVGKEGVITVEDGKSLNNELEVVEGMQFDRGYLSPYFINNPDKQIASLDNPYVLLFDKKISNIRDLLPVLEQVAKSGRPLLIIAEDVEGEALATLVVNNIRGILKTVAVKAPGFGDRRKAMLEDIAILTGGTVIAEEVGLTLDKATLADLGQAKRIEVGKENTTIIDGAGTEDNIKARVTTIRKQIEEATSDYDREKLQERVAKLAGGVAVIKVGAATEVEMKEKKARVEDALHATRAAVEEGIVAGGGVALLRARSTLAAVKGDNHDQDAGVKIVLKAIEAPLRQIVANTGDEPSVVVNRVLEGSGNFGYNAATGEYGDMVEMGVLDPTKVTRSALQNAASVAGLMLTTDCMVAELPEDKPAMPMGGGMGGMGGMDM; encoded by the coding sequence ATGGCTGCTAAAGACGTAAAGTTCGGCGATTCCGCTCGTCAAAAAATGATTTCTGGTGTCAACATTCTGGCTGACGCTGTAAAAGTTACTCTGGGCCCGAAAGGCCGCAATGTTGTGCTGGATCGTTCGTTCGGCGCACCGACCATCACCAAGGATGGCGTATCTGTTGCCAAGGAAATCGAACTGAAAGACAAGTTCGAAAACATGGGCGCACAAATGGTCAAGGAAGTTGCTTCCAAGACTTCCGACGTTGCTGGTGATGGTACAACTACCGCTACCGTACTGGCGCAAGCCATTGTTCAAGAAGGCATGAAGTACGTTGCTGCCGGTATGAACCCGATGGACCTGAAGCGTGGTATCGATAAGGCTGTTGTGGCTTTGGTTGAAGAGCTGAAGAAAATCAGCAAGCCGACTACTACCAGCAAGGAAATTGCACAAGTTGGTTCCATTTCCGCAAACAGCGATAGCTCCATTGGCCAAATCATTGCTGATGCAATGGATAAAGTTGGCAAGGAAGGCGTAATCACTGTTGAAGATGGCAAGTCGTTGAACAACGAGTTGGAAGTGGTTGAAGGTATGCAATTTGACCGTGGCTACCTAAGCCCATACTTCATCAACAATCCGGACAAGCAAATTGCTTCGCTGGACAACCCATATGTTCTGCTGTTCGACAAGAAAATCTCCAACATCCGTGATCTGTTACCGGTTCTGGAACAAGTTGCCAAGTCTGGCCGTCCGCTGCTGATCATTGCTGAAGATGTTGAAGGTGAAGCACTGGCTACGCTGGTTGTGAACAACATTCGCGGCATTCTGAAGACTGTTGCTGTTAAGGCGCCTGGCTTCGGAGACCGTCGTAAGGCAATGCTGGAGGATATCGCGATCCTGACTGGCGGTACTGTTATCGCTGAAGAAGTGGGCCTGACTCTGGACAAGGCTACCTTGGCAGATCTGGGTCAAGCGAAGCGCATTGAAGTTGGCAAGGAAAACACCACCATCATCGATGGCGCTGGCACCGAAGACAACATCAAGGCTCGCGTTACAACCATCCGCAAGCAAATCGAAGAAGCGACCAGCGATTATGATCGCGAGAAGTTGCAAGAGCGTGTTGCCAAACTGGCAGGCGGTGTTGCTGTAATCAAGGTTGGCGCTGCGACCGAAGTTGAAATGAAAGAGAAGAAGGCGCGTGTAGAAGATGCGTTGCATGCTACCCGTGCTGCGGTTGAAGAAGGTATCGTTGCTGGCGGCGGCGTTGCATTGTTGCGTGCGCGCTCCACTCTGGCTGCGGTGAAGGGTGACAACCATGACCAAGACGCTGGCGTGAAGATCGTTCTGAAGGCAATCGAAGCGCCGTTACGTCAGATTGTTGCCAACACAGGCGATGAGCCATCAGTTGTTGTAAACCGTGTTCTGGAAGGTAGCGGCAACTTCGGTTACAACGCTGCAACTGGTGAGTACGGTGACATGGTTGAAATGGGTGTATTGGATCCGACCAAGGTTACCCGCTCTGCGCTGCAAAATGCTGCATCAGTGGCTGGTTTGATGCTGACGACTGATTGTATGGTTGCTGAACTACCGGAAGACAAGCCTGCTATGCCAATGGGCGGTGGAATGGGCGGTATGGGCGGCATGGATATGTAA
- the groES gene encoding co-chaperone GroES, whose amino-acid sequence MKIRPLHDRVIVKRLEAEEKTASGIVLPGNAAEKPDMGEILAVGKGKVLENGDIRALELKVGDKVIFGKYAGQTVKVDGEELLVMREEDIMGVVEG is encoded by the coding sequence ATGAAAATTCGTCCTCTGCACGACCGCGTAATCGTGAAGCGCCTCGAAGCTGAAGAAAAGACCGCATCCGGTATCGTTCTGCCGGGCAACGCTGCTGAAAAGCCGGACATGGGCGAAATCCTTGCTGTTGGCAAGGGTAAGGTTCTCGAAAATGGTGACATCCGTGCGCTCGAACTGAAGGTCGGCGACAAGGTGATTTTCGGTAAGTATGCAGGCCAGACTGTCAAGGTAGACGGCGAAGAGCTGCTGGTTATGCGTGAAGAAGACATCATGGGCGTGGTTGAAGGCTAA
- a CDS encoding SRPBCC domain-containing protein: MKISVETTAAAPMEEVWRAYTTPEDIKQWNAASDDWHTTTAMVDLRVGGSFCSRMEAKDGSIGFDFAGNYTNIMSQKLIEYTFGDRTAQVEFDNTPTGVRIRVTFDSEPTHSIDQQRDGWQAILNRFTHHVETS; this comes from the coding sequence ATGAAGATCAGCGTTGAAACCACTGCTGCTGCCCCTATGGAGGAAGTCTGGCGCGCTTATACCACCCCTGAGGATATCAAACAATGGAATGCTGCATCCGACGATTGGCATACAACCACGGCCATGGTGGATCTGCGCGTGGGTGGGTCTTTTTGCTCGCGAATGGAAGCAAAAGATGGCAGCATAGGTTTCGATTTTGCCGGCAATTATACGAATATCATGAGCCAAAAGTTAATCGAATATACCTTTGGCGATCGAACGGCACAGGTCGAATTCGACAATACGCCGACTGGCGTGAGGATCCGTGTGACTTTCGACAGTGAGCCCACACATTCCATTGATCAACAACGCGATGGATGGCAGGCCATTCTCAATCGCTTTACGCACCATGTTGAGACTAGCTAG